In Humulus lupulus chromosome 7, drHumLupu1.1, whole genome shotgun sequence, the following are encoded in one genomic region:
- the LOC133788455 gene encoding E3 UFM1-protein ligase 1 homolog isoform X1, whose amino-acid sequence MDDELAELQRQFEFVQEAKSSVRLSERNVVELVQKLQELRIIDFDLLHTVSGKEYITPEQLRHEIVAEIDKLGRVSLIDLADTIGVDLYYVEKQAHQIVSEEPGLMFIQGEIISQSYWDSVAEEVNDRLQECSQIALAELAAQLQVGSELIASMLEPRLGTLVKGRLEGGQLYTPAYVARVSAMVRGASRAITVPTNLSVVWTSLQQLLQEMDGTSGVAVDSSFFQSLFNGLLKEGEILGSLRAGVHWTPTVFAVAQKEGVDSFFSQNSFISYGVLQNLGIPQPPQYLKSRYPEGIALIDVFVHPSLIDMLDAATEDALERGSWIDALSVLPASFGFQDASKLLSLCPSVQLAGKSNKAVIFGESYLFSDGFLKAVYDRLEKDMESFSVSGSSGVVLSNVLSDTKIGHDTSRITDSNETVNEMSSIKQTTEKGSKKKRGKSSGTAAVSATENSVNVQENLTSKSKKSQKKGKDTSLQFSDSKASVKKESVKIKEENSNIPSEEWIMQKISVLASDFEEQGIDDPETVIRPLANYLRPKLVEFWKQRRKALFTENAEKMKSVLDNLQKKLDESFLNMQLYEKALDLFEDDQSSSVILHRHLLRTTAAAIADTLIYNLDMHTKLKSGVEVEESQNSDSVSLSSGERIAIVKSFPGSLSNIAFTVVEALEGKQRVDTFMTALRALAEESGLNLRKLDKKLERTLLHSYRKDLISQVSAETDPVSLLPKVVSLLYIQLHHKALQAPGRAISVAITQLKDKLDDSAYKILTEYQAATVTLLALISASTGDEEDCTSDRILSKRELLESKMPALKGLVLSASQS is encoded by the exons ATGGACGACGAATTGGCAGAGTTGCAGAGACAATTCGAGTTCGTGCAGGAAGCAAAGTCCAGCGTCAGGTTGTCGGAGCGAAATGTCGTCGAATTGGTCCAAAAGCTTCAAGAACTCCGCATCATCGATTTCGACCTTCTCCACACTGTCTCCGGCAAAGAGTACATCACTCCT GAGCAATTGAGGCATGAGATTGTGGCAGAAATTGATAAATTAGGGCGTGTTTCTTTGATTGATTTGGCTGATACTATTGGGGTTGATTTGTACTATGTTGAGAAACAAGCTCACCAAATTGTTTCGGAAGAACCGGGTTTAATGTTTATTCAGGGAGAAATTATATCACAATCTTATTGGGATTCTGTTGCTGAAGAAGTGAATGATAGACTTCAAGAATGTAGTCAAATTGCTTTGGCTGAGCTCGCAGCACAGTTGCAAGTGGGTTCGGAATTGATTGCTTCAATGTTGGAACCACGACTTGGGACTTTG gtgaaAGGTAGGCTTGAAGGTGGGCAATTGTATACCCCTGCTTATGTTGCTCGTGTTAGTGCCATGGTTCGTGGTGCTTCTCGAGCTATCACTGTTCCGACGAATTTGTCCGTAGTCTGGACTTCTTTGCAGCAATTGCTGCAAGAGATGGATGGAACAAGTGGTGTAGCTGTTGATAGCTCATTTTTCCAATCTCTTTTTAATGGACTTCTCAAGGAAGGCGAGATTCTTGGATCACTTCGAGCTGGAGTTCATTGGACACCCACT GTCTTTGCAGTTGCTCAAAAGGAAGGTGTTGATTCTTTTTTCTCGCAG AATTCTTTCATCAGTTACGGGGTTCTTCAAAACCTTGGCATTCCCCAGCCTCCTCAATATCTGAAG TCCAGGTATCCTGAAGGTATAGCTTTAATTGATGTGTTCGTCCATCCCTCGTTGATTGATATGCTGGATGCTGCTACTGAGGATGCTCTTGAACGTGGTAGCTG GATTGATGCTCTTTCAGTATTACCGGCATCCTTTGGGTTTCAAGACGCATCCAAACTTTTGTCGCTTTGTCCTTCAGTTCAGTTAGCAGGAAAG TCTAATAAGGCAGTAATCTTTGGAGAGTCCTATCTATTTAGTGATGGTTTTCTCAAG GCTGTGTATGATCGACTGGAGAAGGATATGGAATCTTTTAGTGTTTCAGGGTCTTCTGGGGTTGTGCTGTCAAATGTTTTATCTGATACTAAAATTGGACACGATACAAGCAGGATTACAGATTCAAATGAAACTGTTAATGAGATGAGTAGTATTAAACAAACAACTGAGAAAGGAtcaaagaagaaaagaggtaAATCTTCTGGGACGGCAGCAGTGAGTGCAACAGAGAATAGTGTGAATGTGCAGGAAAATCTTAcatcaaaatcaaagaaaagtcAGAAGAAAGGCAAGGATACATCTTTGCAATTTTCAGATTCAAAAGCTTCTGTGAAGAAAGAATCAGTAAAAATAAAAGAGGAGAATAGCAACATTCCTTCAGAAGAATGGATAATGCAGAAAATCTCAGTCCTGGCTTCTGATTTTGAAGAACAAG GTATTGATGATCCGGAGACAGTTATTAGACCTTTAGCAAACTATTTAAGACCTAAGCTAGTCGAATTTTGGAAGCAGAGAAGGAAGGCATTGTTTACAGAAAACGCAGAGAAAATGAAGAGCGTGCTCGACAATTTGCAAAAGAAACTTGATGAG TCCTTCTTGAACATGCAGTTGTATGAGAAAGCCTTGGATTTGTTTGAAGATGATCAATCGAGTTCT GTCATTTTGCACAGGCACTTGTTAAGAACAACAGCTGCAGCTATTGCAGACACACTCATCTATAACTTG GATATGCACACCAAATTAAAGAGTGGAGTTGAAGTTGAAGAATCTCAGAATTCAGATTCTGTTTCACTTAGTTCTGGAGAACGAATTGCCATT GTGAAGAGTTTTCCTGGATCTCTATCAAATATAGCTTTTACTGTAGTTGAAGCTCTAGAAGGAAAG CAGCGGGTGGACACATTCATGACTGCGCTAAGAGCTCTTGCAGAAGAGAG TGGATTAAACTTAAGAAAGCTTGACAAGAAATTGGAAAGAACACTTCTGCATTCATATCGCAAG GATTTGATATCTCAAGTGTCAGCCGAAACGGATCCAGTTTCTCTTCTACCTAAAGTTGTTTCCCTGCTTTATATACAG CTTCATCATAAAGCCCTGCAAGCTCCTGGAAGGGCAATTTCTGTTGCTATTACTCAGTTGAAG GATAAATTAGATGATTCAGCCTACAAGATCCTAACGGAGTACCAAGCAGCAACCGTCACCCTTTTGGCGCTAATATCTGCTTCAACTGGCGAT GAAGAGGATTGTACTTCTGATAGAATTTTAAGCAAACGGGAGCTTCTGGAGAGCAAAATGCCAGCGCTGAAGGGCCTAGTTTTAAGCGCCTCTCAATCCTAA
- the LOC133788455 gene encoding E3 UFM1-protein ligase 1 homolog isoform X2, with protein sequence MDDELAELQRQFEFVQEAKSSVRLSERNVVELVQKLQELRIIDFDLLHTVSGKEYITPEQLRHEIVAEIDKLGRVSLIDLADTIGVDLYYVEKQAHQIVSEEPGLMFIQGEIISQSYWDSVAEEVNDRLQECSQIALAELAAQLQVGSELIASMLEPRLGTLVKGRLEGGQLYTPAYVARVSAMVRGASRAITVPTNLSVVWTSLQQLLQEMDGTSGVAVDSSFFQSLFNGLLKEGEILGSLRAGVHWTPTVFAVAQKEGVDSFFSQNSFISYGVLQNLGIPQPPQYLKSRYPEGIALIDVFVHPSLIDMLDAATEDALERGSWIDALSVLPASFGFQDASKLLSLCPSVQLAGKSNKAVIFGESYLFSDGFLKAVYDRLEKDMESFSVSGSSGVVLSNVLSDTKIGHDTSRITDSNETVNEMSSIKQTTEKGSKKKRGKSSGTAAVSATENSVNVQENLTSKSKKSQKKGKDTSLQFSDSKASVKKESVKIKEENSNIPSEEWIMQKISVLASDFEEQGIDDPETVIRPLANYLRPKLVEFWKQRRKALFTENAEKMKSVLDNLQKKLDESFLNMQLYEKALDLFEDDQSSSVILHRHLLRTTAAAIADTLIYNLDMHTKLKSGVEVEESQNSDSVSLSSGERIAIVKSFPGSLSNIAFTVVEALEGKRVDTFMTALRALAEESGLNLRKLDKKLERTLLHSYRKDLISQVSAETDPVSLLPKVVSLLYIQLHHKALQAPGRAISVAITQLKDKLDDSAYKILTEYQAATVTLLALISASTGDEEDCTSDRILSKRELLESKMPALKGLVLSASQS encoded by the exons ATGGACGACGAATTGGCAGAGTTGCAGAGACAATTCGAGTTCGTGCAGGAAGCAAAGTCCAGCGTCAGGTTGTCGGAGCGAAATGTCGTCGAATTGGTCCAAAAGCTTCAAGAACTCCGCATCATCGATTTCGACCTTCTCCACACTGTCTCCGGCAAAGAGTACATCACTCCT GAGCAATTGAGGCATGAGATTGTGGCAGAAATTGATAAATTAGGGCGTGTTTCTTTGATTGATTTGGCTGATACTATTGGGGTTGATTTGTACTATGTTGAGAAACAAGCTCACCAAATTGTTTCGGAAGAACCGGGTTTAATGTTTATTCAGGGAGAAATTATATCACAATCTTATTGGGATTCTGTTGCTGAAGAAGTGAATGATAGACTTCAAGAATGTAGTCAAATTGCTTTGGCTGAGCTCGCAGCACAGTTGCAAGTGGGTTCGGAATTGATTGCTTCAATGTTGGAACCACGACTTGGGACTTTG gtgaaAGGTAGGCTTGAAGGTGGGCAATTGTATACCCCTGCTTATGTTGCTCGTGTTAGTGCCATGGTTCGTGGTGCTTCTCGAGCTATCACTGTTCCGACGAATTTGTCCGTAGTCTGGACTTCTTTGCAGCAATTGCTGCAAGAGATGGATGGAACAAGTGGTGTAGCTGTTGATAGCTCATTTTTCCAATCTCTTTTTAATGGACTTCTCAAGGAAGGCGAGATTCTTGGATCACTTCGAGCTGGAGTTCATTGGACACCCACT GTCTTTGCAGTTGCTCAAAAGGAAGGTGTTGATTCTTTTTTCTCGCAG AATTCTTTCATCAGTTACGGGGTTCTTCAAAACCTTGGCATTCCCCAGCCTCCTCAATATCTGAAG TCCAGGTATCCTGAAGGTATAGCTTTAATTGATGTGTTCGTCCATCCCTCGTTGATTGATATGCTGGATGCTGCTACTGAGGATGCTCTTGAACGTGGTAGCTG GATTGATGCTCTTTCAGTATTACCGGCATCCTTTGGGTTTCAAGACGCATCCAAACTTTTGTCGCTTTGTCCTTCAGTTCAGTTAGCAGGAAAG TCTAATAAGGCAGTAATCTTTGGAGAGTCCTATCTATTTAGTGATGGTTTTCTCAAG GCTGTGTATGATCGACTGGAGAAGGATATGGAATCTTTTAGTGTTTCAGGGTCTTCTGGGGTTGTGCTGTCAAATGTTTTATCTGATACTAAAATTGGACACGATACAAGCAGGATTACAGATTCAAATGAAACTGTTAATGAGATGAGTAGTATTAAACAAACAACTGAGAAAGGAtcaaagaagaaaagaggtaAATCTTCTGGGACGGCAGCAGTGAGTGCAACAGAGAATAGTGTGAATGTGCAGGAAAATCTTAcatcaaaatcaaagaaaagtcAGAAGAAAGGCAAGGATACATCTTTGCAATTTTCAGATTCAAAAGCTTCTGTGAAGAAAGAATCAGTAAAAATAAAAGAGGAGAATAGCAACATTCCTTCAGAAGAATGGATAATGCAGAAAATCTCAGTCCTGGCTTCTGATTTTGAAGAACAAG GTATTGATGATCCGGAGACAGTTATTAGACCTTTAGCAAACTATTTAAGACCTAAGCTAGTCGAATTTTGGAAGCAGAGAAGGAAGGCATTGTTTACAGAAAACGCAGAGAAAATGAAGAGCGTGCTCGACAATTTGCAAAAGAAACTTGATGAG TCCTTCTTGAACATGCAGTTGTATGAGAAAGCCTTGGATTTGTTTGAAGATGATCAATCGAGTTCT GTCATTTTGCACAGGCACTTGTTAAGAACAACAGCTGCAGCTATTGCAGACACACTCATCTATAACTTG GATATGCACACCAAATTAAAGAGTGGAGTTGAAGTTGAAGAATCTCAGAATTCAGATTCTGTTTCACTTAGTTCTGGAGAACGAATTGCCATT GTGAAGAGTTTTCCTGGATCTCTATCAAATATAGCTTTTACTGTAGTTGAAGCTCTAGAAGGAAAG CGGGTGGACACATTCATGACTGCGCTAAGAGCTCTTGCAGAAGAGAG TGGATTAAACTTAAGAAAGCTTGACAAGAAATTGGAAAGAACACTTCTGCATTCATATCGCAAG GATTTGATATCTCAAGTGTCAGCCGAAACGGATCCAGTTTCTCTTCTACCTAAAGTTGTTTCCCTGCTTTATATACAG CTTCATCATAAAGCCCTGCAAGCTCCTGGAAGGGCAATTTCTGTTGCTATTACTCAGTTGAAG GATAAATTAGATGATTCAGCCTACAAGATCCTAACGGAGTACCAAGCAGCAACCGTCACCCTTTTGGCGCTAATATCTGCTTCAACTGGCGAT GAAGAGGATTGTACTTCTGATAGAATTTTAAGCAAACGGGAGCTTCTGGAGAGCAAAATGCCAGCGCTGAAGGGCCTAGTTTTAAGCGCCTCTCAATCCTAA
- the LOC133788457 gene encoding uncharacterized protein At1g24485-like, whose product MVVSDESGLNIDCGATIPPPDLLTLRMWVTDDKYIKTGENKLLLTPTNLPQMSTLRSFPKGSNNNCYNLPLKSQSKYLVRAGFYYGNYDNLQKPPTFGLQLQSGSVNVKVTTSLDFDPIYHEFIIFTTKSNFDVCLVQTQEDQTPFISTLEVTIIDQKAYRLMNENMALYLESRINYGVDKSVPERLLWYDEKYNRIWRPQEDPRYLSNQYGFSIQLTSMNEENSPPDVVMCSSIEAHNASESIVLPIKFRQKSQVSAYFVLYFDVIAAYKPFEDARTVSISIDGQLMNTTQLPGLGSGEVVSMYPVKVTGGMATLTIASAGGTTTSPPALLNAMEVFSVLDVSNVGRSSESVLGSSFSLVLLLSMLYCMEWIDF is encoded by the exons ATGGTGGTTTCAGATGAAAGTGGGCTAAACATCGACTGTGGAGCAACTATCCCACCTCCGGATCTTCTCACTTTACGTATGTGGGTAACTGACGACAAATACATTAAAACCGGAGAGAATAAGCTTCTGTTGACGCCCACCAATCTTCCTCAGATGTCTACACTTCGAAGTTTCCCCAAAGGTTCTAACAATAACTGTTACAATTTGCCATTAAAATCTCAATCCAAGTACCTTGTGCGTGCTGGTTTTTACTATGGCAACTATGACAACCTCCAAAAACCTCCAACATTCGGTCTTCAGCTCCAGTCAGGAAGTGTAAACGTGAAAGTTACAACCTCTCTCGATTTCGATCCAATTTACCATGAATTCATTATTTTCACAACAAAAAGTAACTTTGATGTATGCTTGGTTCAAACCCAAGAAGATCAGACTCCGTTCATTTCTACACTTGAAGTTACGATCATTGACCAGAAGGCATACAGGTTGATGAACGAGAACATGGCTTTGTACCTCGAGAGTAGGATCAACTATGGCGTCGATAAAAGTGTCCC AGAACGCCTTTTGTGGTATGATGAGAAGTACAACAGAATATGGAGGCCACAAGAAGATCCAAGATACCTAAGCAATCAATATGGATTTAGTATTCAACTAACATCTATGAATGAGGAGAACAGCCCTCCAGATGTTGTAATGTGTTCCTCAATCGAAGCACATAATGCCTCTGAATCCATCGTCTTACCCATCAAGTTTCGCCAAAAATCTCAAGTATCTGCTTATTTCGTACTGTATTTCGATGTAATAGCGGCATATAAACCATTCGAAGATGCTAGGACAGTTTCCATCTCCATCGATGGTCAACTAATGAACACAACTCAGCTTCCTGGATTGGGAAGTGGGGAAGTTGTGTCGATGTATCCAGTTAAGGTGACAGGTGGTATGGCCACTTTGACCATTGCCTCGGCTGGGGGAACAACCACGTCGCCACCGGCTCTCCTCAACGCCATGGAAGTGTTTTCTGTGCTTGATGTTTCCAATGTTGGAAGATCGTCTGAATCAGTTCTTGGATCTTCCTTTAGTCTTGTTCTGCTTCTTTCGATGCTTTATTGCATGGAGTGGATTGATttttaa